From the genome of Mycobacterium dioxanotrophicus, one region includes:
- a CDS encoding MFS transporter codes for MRGFGDKPEIDYSEPAESAPDPGVLRRAIAASAIGNATEWFDYGIYAYGVSYISAAIFPGDTHQATLLALATFAVSFLVRPLGGFVWGPLGDRLGRKHVLAITIVLMAGATFCVGLVPSYAAIGLWAPAIMVVLRMVQGFSTGGEYGGAATFMAEYAPSRRRGFLGSFLEFGTLSGFSLGALLMLGFSMLLTDDQMGSWGWRLPFMVAAPLGLIGVYLRSRLEDTPVFRELEQSGDKEQGAVTQFKDLVGEYWAPVLRLGGLVVALNVVNYTLLTYMPTYLERTIGLSSNHALVVPIIGMLTMMVFLPFAGHISDRVGRKPMWWFSLIGLFIAGVPMFLLMGTNMVGAVIGFAVLGLLYVPQLSTISATFPAMFPTQVRYAGFAIAYNVSTSLFGGTAPAVNDWLVSLTGDHLVPAYYMMIACVIGAIALVKVPETARCPIGGTEIPGTPEAPPQLEYDVEPSTAS; via the coding sequence ATGAGGGGCTTCGGAGACAAGCCGGAGATCGACTACAGCGAACCCGCGGAGAGTGCGCCAGACCCGGGCGTACTCAGACGGGCGATCGCCGCATCGGCGATCGGAAACGCCACAGAATGGTTCGACTACGGCATATACGCCTACGGCGTGAGCTACATATCGGCCGCCATCTTCCCGGGTGACACCCACCAGGCCACGCTGTTGGCGCTTGCGACATTTGCGGTTTCGTTCCTCGTGCGACCGCTCGGCGGATTCGTGTGGGGACCACTGGGTGACCGGCTCGGACGCAAACATGTTCTGGCCATCACCATCGTGCTGATGGCGGGTGCGACATTCTGCGTGGGACTGGTGCCGTCCTACGCCGCGATCGGACTGTGGGCACCGGCCATCATGGTGGTGCTGCGCATGGTCCAGGGCTTCTCCACCGGCGGCGAATATGGCGGTGCGGCAACGTTTATGGCCGAGTACGCGCCCTCACGCCGCCGCGGGTTCCTCGGGAGTTTCCTGGAATTCGGCACCCTTTCCGGCTTTTCGCTCGGCGCGCTGCTGATGCTCGGCTTCTCGATGCTGCTCACCGACGACCAAATGGGTTCGTGGGGTTGGCGGTTGCCGTTCATGGTCGCGGCACCGTTGGGCTTGATCGGCGTCTATCTGCGGTCCCGACTCGAGGACACCCCGGTATTCCGTGAACTTGAGCAGTCCGGGGACAAAGAGCAGGGCGCGGTGACGCAGTTCAAGGATCTGGTGGGGGAGTACTGGGCACCCGTGTTGCGACTGGGCGGTCTCGTAGTGGCGCTCAACGTGGTCAACTACACGCTGCTCACCTACATGCCCACCTACCTGGAGCGGACCATCGGGCTGTCGAGCAATCACGCGCTGGTCGTACCGATCATCGGGATGCTCACGATGATGGTGTTCCTGCCGTTCGCCGGTCACATCTCCGACCGGGTGGGCCGCAAGCCGATGTGGTGGTTCTCGCTGATCGGGCTGTTCATCGCCGGTGTGCCGATGTTCCTGCTGATGGGCACCAACATGGTCGGCGCCGTGATCGGATTCGCGGTGCTGGGGCTGCTCTACGTGCCCCAGCTGTCGACGATCTCCGCCACCTTCCCGGCGATGTTTCCCACGCAGGTGCGCTACGCCGGTTTCGCTATCGCCTACAACGTGTCGACCTCGCTGTTCGGTGGTACCGCGCCCGCGGTCAACGACTGGTTGGTGTCGTTGACCGGGGACCATCTGGTGCCTGCCTACTACATGATGATCGCCTGCGTGATCGGGGCGATCGCACTGGTGAAGGTTCCGGAAACGGCCCGATGCCCGATCGGGGGAACCGAGATCCCCGGCACACCCGAAGCGCCGCCGCAGCTGGAATACGACGTCGAACCCAGTACGGCGTCGTAG
- a CDS encoding phosphotransferase enzyme family protein: MDDTSSSAAARHEAYAKAALTAYGLPGTARARMISLSENATFLVETDHPVGVLRVYRIGYQSEAAIRSELAWIEALRNDGIVHTPGIRRTTDGETLQWITVDGVTRACAMFDHVPGTAPADDDFATYALVGRTAAELHRQTDRWQRPAWFTRSTWDVDHILGPGAPWGRWSDGPGLNDDAIALLERAAGMVRARLADYPARGPIAGLVHCDLRAANLLKGADNRVWVIDFDDAGFSWYLWDLCSSTTFIEHQPQLADVIEAWLTGYRAVRPLTERDLDAIPDLVFLRRLHILAWLGSHPESDLAHTLGDSFTYDTVELAQRYLDGRFLREYRPSAHDHCPSGAAHG; encoded by the coding sequence ATGGACGACACCTCCTCCTCGGCGGCAGCCCGTCACGAGGCGTACGCCAAGGCTGCCCTCACCGCCTACGGTCTGCCCGGAACAGCCCGGGCGCGGATGATCAGCCTGTCGGAGAACGCGACCTTCCTGGTCGAGACCGACCATCCCGTCGGCGTGCTGCGGGTCTACCGCATCGGCTATCAGAGCGAGGCGGCCATCAGGTCCGAACTGGCCTGGATCGAGGCCCTGCGGAACGATGGCATCGTCCACACACCAGGTATCCGACGTACCACCGACGGTGAGACGCTGCAGTGGATCACCGTCGACGGGGTGACGCGGGCGTGCGCGATGTTCGACCACGTGCCCGGCACGGCACCTGCCGACGACGATTTCGCCACCTATGCGTTGGTGGGGCGTACCGCGGCCGAACTGCACCGGCAGACCGACCGCTGGCAGCGACCGGCGTGGTTCACCCGGTCGACGTGGGACGTCGACCACATCCTGGGGCCCGGCGCGCCGTGGGGCCGGTGGTCCGACGGGCCGGGTTTGAACGACGACGCGATCGCGCTGCTCGAGCGAGCGGCAGGGATGGTGCGTGCCCGCCTGGCCGACTATCCGGCTCGCGGCCCCATCGCGGGGCTGGTGCACTGTGACCTGCGCGCGGCCAACCTGCTCAAAGGGGCTGACAACCGGGTATGGGTCATCGACTTCGATGACGCAGGCTTCAGCTGGTATCTCTGGGACCTGTGCAGCTCGACCACCTTCATCGAGCACCAGCCGCAGCTCGCCGACGTCATCGAGGCGTGGCTGACCGGCTATCGGGCGGTTCGCCCGCTCACCGAGCGGGACCTCGACGCGATCCCCGACCTGGTGTTCCTGCGGCGTCTGCACATCCTCGCGTGGCTCGGCAGCCACCCCGAGTCAGATCTGGCCCATACCCTCGGTGATTCCTTCACCTACGACACGGTCGAACTCGCGCAACGCTACCTGGACGGGCGGTTTCTCCGCGAATATCGTCCGTCGGCCCATGACCATTGTCCCTCGGGCGCTGCGCACGGGTAG
- a CDS encoding APC family permease, producing MSTESTIGAGNVSEGTGTGREHRLAGRLGAGAIIFMIMAAAAPLTTVSATVPVAILSGNGPAYPIMYVVAAVVLAFFAVGFTAMTPHVKSAGAFYSYITEGVGRRWGLAAAFLALLTYSAVQVAVHAFMGVVLHDFVLSFGGPSIPWWLFSALSVLVVGVLGYRNIEVSGKVLGVVLVAEVLICLVFAVAVTVRGGGPEGLSTAMFQPHQILSGSPALALMFAVSGFLGFEAAAVYRDEARNPDKTIPRATYGALAVIGGFYALVAWAIISAWGDNGAVERAQTDSATMLLDAGKRFIGTFGYEVMQYLLIGSVFACILSFHNVIARYIFRLANTGAMPAKAGLSHPTHRSPHIASVSQSVSAAALLAICVVFGLDPITQVFTWLVGIATIGVMLLMLGTCVAILMFFRHNKVDNRRWNTVIAPGLGCVGLGVTTAITAKNLPLLMGSATLGWIVVVLLVLTIGAGFLVAALRPRANTPD from the coding sequence GTGTCAACCGAATCCACCATCGGCGCCGGGAACGTCTCTGAAGGCACCGGAACCGGGCGAGAGCACCGACTCGCCGGTCGTCTCGGTGCGGGAGCGATCATCTTCATGATCATGGCGGCGGCCGCCCCGCTGACCACCGTCAGCGCCACCGTGCCGGTGGCCATACTCAGCGGCAACGGTCCGGCGTACCCGATCATGTACGTCGTCGCCGCGGTCGTGCTGGCCTTTTTCGCGGTGGGCTTCACCGCGATGACGCCGCACGTGAAGAGCGCAGGCGCGTTCTACTCCTACATCACCGAGGGCGTGGGCCGCCGGTGGGGCCTCGCGGCCGCGTTCCTGGCCTTGCTCACCTACAGCGCCGTCCAGGTGGCGGTGCACGCGTTCATGGGTGTCGTCCTGCACGACTTCGTGTTGTCGTTCGGCGGCCCGAGCATCCCGTGGTGGTTGTTCTCGGCCCTGTCGGTGCTCGTCGTCGGTGTGCTCGGCTACCGCAACATCGAGGTGTCCGGCAAGGTGCTCGGCGTCGTGCTGGTCGCCGAGGTGCTGATCTGCCTGGTGTTCGCGGTCGCGGTCACGGTCAGAGGTGGCGGCCCGGAGGGTCTGTCCACCGCGATGTTCCAGCCGCACCAGATCCTGTCCGGCTCCCCCGCACTGGCCCTGATGTTCGCGGTGTCGGGCTTCCTGGGCTTCGAGGCCGCGGCGGTGTACCGCGACGAGGCGCGCAACCCGGACAAGACCATCCCGCGCGCGACCTACGGCGCACTTGCGGTCATCGGCGGGTTCTACGCGCTGGTGGCCTGGGCCATCATCAGCGCCTGGGGTGACAACGGCGCCGTCGAACGGGCACAAACGGATTCGGCCACCATGCTGCTCGATGCCGGCAAGCGGTTCATCGGCACGTTCGGCTATGAGGTGATGCAGTACCTGCTGATCGGCAGCGTCTTCGCGTGCATCCTGTCCTTCCACAACGTCATCGCCCGCTATATCTTCCGCCTCGCCAACACCGGTGCGATGCCGGCCAAGGCCGGGCTGAGCCACCCCACACACCGCTCACCGCATATCGCCTCGGTGTCCCAATCGGTATCGGCTGCGGCACTTCTCGCGATCTGTGTGGTGTTCGGCCTGGATCCCATCACGCAGGTGTTCACGTGGCTGGTCGGCATCGCGACCATCGGCGTGATGCTGCTGATGCTCGGCACCTGTGTGGCCATCCTGATGTTCTTCCGGCACAACAAGGTCGACAACCGCCGTTGGAACACCGTGATCGCACCGGGCCTGGGCTGCGTCGGGTTGGGTGTCACGACGGCGATCACCGCGAAGAATCTCCCATTGCTCATGGGCAGCGCGACGCTGGGCTGGATCGTCGTGGTGCTGCTGGTCCTGACCATCGGGGCCGGATTCCTCGTGGCCGCGCTCCGGCCGCGGGCCAACACGCCCGACTAG
- a CDS encoding primary-amine oxidase encodes MTTVADPTADRNRLVHEIDRPADHPLRRLTAAEMTSAREVLERAGMVTADTRFVYVGLHEPDKSDVRAYQRDPAHHIDRRCRMYLLDQATGQGSRVVISLDDRSIVSNTAVDPVRDGQVSLLDEEFEIADKLVAADESWCAALRRRGIDPAKVRGVPLSAGHFGFTDEIGKRMARVVGFCQEDEKDLPWAHPIDGLVAYVDLTARTVQKIVDDADLPVPAERGEWDAEPHASPRRNTLKPLEITQPEGPSFTVDDDVLTWENWSVRIGFDGREGLTLHEVSYLDNGRRRPVLYRASVAEMVVFYADPSPSRFYQNYFDTGEYMFCRYTNSLKLGCDCLGEIHYLDATIADDHGRPCTIDNAICIHEEDYGLLWKHNDMFNGMSESRRSRRLVISFFTTIGNYDYGFYWYLYLDGTIELEAKATGVVFTSALPDGDSAYANELAPGLGAPFHQHMFCARLDMAVDGDANAVDELDAARVPMGPDNPYGNAFTRTATRLYRESDGQRTGDASIGRVWRISNPDKRNRLGNPVGYVLHSQNAPLMLADENSSTHRRANFATKHLWVTRYDPEERYPAGEYVYQNHGHAGLPTWVTADRDIDGQDIVLWHTFGLTHFPRPEDWPVMPMDYTGFTLKADGFFDRNPTLDVPPNGRSCHG; translated from the coding sequence ATGACCACCGTCGCAGATCCCACCGCTGACCGGAACCGTCTGGTACACGAGATCGACCGTCCTGCCGACCACCCGCTGCGGCGTCTCACCGCAGCCGAGATGACCAGCGCCCGTGAGGTATTGGAACGAGCCGGCATGGTCACCGCCGACACCCGGTTCGTGTACGTGGGTCTGCACGAGCCCGACAAGAGCGATGTCCGGGCGTACCAGCGCGACCCCGCTCACCACATCGACCGGCGCTGCCGGATGTATCTGCTGGACCAGGCCACCGGCCAGGGCAGCCGCGTCGTGATCTCGCTGGACGACCGGAGCATCGTGTCGAACACGGCCGTCGACCCGGTGCGCGACGGTCAGGTGTCGCTGCTCGACGAAGAGTTCGAGATTGCCGACAAACTGGTCGCCGCCGACGAATCATGGTGCGCCGCACTGCGCCGACGGGGTATCGACCCGGCGAAGGTGCGTGGGGTGCCGCTGTCGGCGGGGCATTTCGGGTTCACCGACGAGATCGGCAAGCGGATGGCCCGGGTGGTGGGCTTCTGCCAGGAGGACGAGAAGGATCTGCCGTGGGCGCATCCGATCGACGGCCTGGTCGCCTACGTCGACCTGACAGCCAGGACCGTCCAGAAGATCGTCGACGACGCCGACCTTCCGGTGCCCGCCGAACGCGGCGAGTGGGACGCCGAACCGCATGCGTCGCCGCGGCGGAACACCCTGAAACCCTTGGAGATCACGCAACCCGAAGGCCCGAGCTTCACCGTCGATGACGATGTGCTGACGTGGGAGAACTGGTCGGTGCGCATCGGGTTCGACGGCCGTGAGGGGCTGACGCTGCACGAGGTGTCGTACCTCGACAACGGTCGGCGGCGGCCGGTGCTGTACCGCGCCTCGGTGGCCGAGATGGTGGTGTTCTACGCCGATCCGTCGCCGTCGCGCTTCTACCAGAACTACTTCGACACCGGCGAATACATGTTCTGCCGCTACACCAACTCGCTGAAGCTGGGCTGCGACTGTCTCGGTGAGATCCACTATCTGGACGCGACCATCGCCGACGACCACGGCAGGCCGTGCACCATCGACAACGCCATCTGCATCCACGAGGAGGACTACGGGCTGCTGTGGAAGCACAACGACATGTTCAACGGCATGTCGGAGTCCCGGCGCTCACGGCGCCTGGTGATCTCGTTCTTCACCACCATCGGCAACTACGACTACGGGTTCTACTGGTACCTGTATCTCGACGGCACCATCGAACTGGAGGCCAAGGCCACCGGTGTGGTCTTCACATCCGCACTGCCCGACGGTGATTCGGCATATGCCAACGAACTGGCGCCGGGCCTTGGCGCGCCGTTCCATCAGCACATGTTCTGCGCGCGCCTGGACATGGCCGTCGACGGCGACGCCAACGCGGTCGACGAGCTCGACGCGGCCCGTGTCCCGATGGGACCGGACAACCCATACGGAAATGCGTTCACCCGCACCGCCACCCGGCTGTACCGCGAGTCCGACGGGCAGCGGACCGGGGACGCCTCGATCGGGAGGGTGTGGCGGATCAGCAACCCGGACAAGCGCAATCGCCTCGGCAACCCGGTCGGCTACGTGCTGCATTCACAGAATGCACCACTCATGCTCGCCGACGAGAACTCGTCGACCCACCGGCGGGCGAACTTCGCCACCAAGCACCTGTGGGTCACCCGCTACGACCCCGAGGAACGCTACCCCGCCGGCGAATACGTGTACCAGAACCACGGCCACGCGGGACTGCCCACGTGGGTGACCGCCGACCGCGACATCGACGGCCAGGACATCGTGTTGTGGCACACCTTCGGCCTCACGCATTTTCCGCGCCCCGAGGACTGGCCGGTGATGCCGATGGACTACACCGGTTTCACGCTCAAGGCCGACGGGTTCTTCGACCGCAACCCGACGCTCGACGTGCCGCCGAACGGTCGCAGTTGCCACGGCTGA
- a CDS encoding enoyl-CoA hydratase-related protein: MTTDACPAPLVLREDRGPVRILTLNRPAALNALSARLIDQLHTALREADTDHAVRALVLTGANGNFAAGADIAEMADESFLDMFLQDYANSGWESTSAVRTPIIAAVAGYALGGGTELAMMCDMVFAAESSVFGLPETTLGIIPGAGGTQRLSRAVGKSVAMDMILTGRRITGREALAMGLAARLVADDALLDTAVEAASIIAGRSWPATLMAKEAVNHSFNSTLNEGIRVERRFFNALFATDGQKDGMAAFLARRPKNG; encoded by the coding sequence GTGACCACAGACGCCTGCCCGGCACCCCTGGTACTGCGTGAGGATCGGGGGCCGGTGCGGATCCTGACCCTCAACCGCCCCGCGGCGCTCAACGCGTTGTCGGCACGGCTGATCGACCAGTTGCACACCGCGCTGCGCGAGGCCGATACCGACCATGCGGTGCGCGCCCTGGTGCTCACGGGAGCCAACGGTAATTTCGCCGCAGGTGCCGACATCGCCGAGATGGCCGACGAATCCTTCCTCGACATGTTTCTCCAGGACTACGCCAACTCCGGATGGGAGAGCACCTCGGCGGTGCGCACCCCGATCATCGCGGCGGTGGCGGGTTACGCCCTGGGCGGTGGCACAGAGCTGGCGATGATGTGCGACATGGTCTTCGCCGCTGAATCGTCGGTGTTCGGGCTGCCGGAGACCACGCTGGGGATCATCCCGGGTGCCGGTGGCACTCAGCGGTTGTCGCGGGCCGTCGGGAAATCGGTGGCGATGGACATGATCCTGACCGGCCGCCGCATCACCGGTCGGGAGGCACTAGCCATGGGATTGGCTGCACGGCTGGTGGCCGACGACGCCCTGCTCGATACCGCGGTCGAGGCGGCGTCGATCATCGCGGGCAGATCCTGGCCGGCGACGCTGATGGCCAAGGAAGCCGTGAACCACTCGTTCAACAGCACCTTGAACGAGGGCATCAGGGTGGAACGCCGGTTCTTCAACGCATTGTTCGCCACCGACGGCCAGAAGGACGGCATGGCTGCGTTTCTGGCGCGGAGGCCGAAGAACGGCTAG
- a CDS encoding sigma-54-dependent Fis family transcriptional regulator — MTQLVTDDVEHHGHRREIQASWRRSRLAGLAPDAELDAVIGDVDSSSRIMQAAAPVLKDLSRQFEGFEVGTLLADRSATLVARCFGTDALAREVDRLGALPGVDFSEARSGTNAIATPFETRSALFVSREDHFLDSMRKYFCVGVPILHPVTQRIEGVIDVMTNAEVSPALMKSVMMRAARDIHQGLIESYDVNLMAVFAAFNTLRRTATDAVVMINDDIVLNNRHAVDILAPEDYVTLRGIALERPGFSGVLELMLSSGSAATVKVTDMGDPHAVVFQLRRSGEAPQPIPRGTRPQRAGSELDAAIDQARSAVGHVFVTGEPGAGKTWVATQLAEGTDARFLDAGDVITIGAQEWVADLQRTVAAAPGVLVVDNVDLLNQQALSWLSRILRSPEARKVVLTATARDDAGADTGYLQSLCTSSVGVPPLRERAAEFNSLARGIVGELAGSQVRLTLSALEALAAHSWPGNVSELARVLRDVVARRSAGDITVNDLPAQFHATKQRHGLTQLQEIERAAIESALKACHNNKVHAANQLGISRSTLYARIREYRLG; from the coding sequence ATGACGCAGCTCGTCACCGACGACGTCGAACACCACGGGCATCGGCGGGAAATTCAGGCGTCATGGCGCCGTTCGCGTCTGGCAGGGCTGGCACCCGACGCGGAGTTGGATGCCGTCATCGGCGACGTGGACTCGTCGAGCCGGATCATGCAGGCGGCCGCCCCGGTGCTCAAGGATCTGTCGCGGCAGTTCGAAGGGTTCGAGGTCGGTACGCTGCTCGCGGACCGCTCGGCCACCTTGGTCGCACGCTGTTTCGGCACCGACGCTCTGGCCCGCGAGGTGGACCGGCTCGGTGCGCTGCCCGGTGTGGACTTCTCCGAGGCCCGGTCGGGGACCAACGCGATCGCCACGCCGTTCGAGACCCGGTCTGCGCTGTTCGTATCGCGCGAGGACCATTTCCTGGACAGCATGCGCAAGTACTTCTGCGTGGGTGTGCCCATTCTGCATCCGGTCACCCAGCGCATCGAGGGCGTGATCGACGTGATGACCAACGCCGAAGTGAGCCCGGCGTTGATGAAATCGGTCATGATGCGCGCGGCCCGCGACATTCACCAGGGTCTCATCGAGAGCTACGACGTCAATCTGATGGCGGTGTTCGCGGCGTTCAACACCTTGCGGCGCACCGCAACCGATGCGGTGGTGATGATCAACGACGACATCGTGTTGAACAACCGGCACGCCGTGGACATCCTGGCCCCCGAGGACTACGTGACCCTGCGTGGCATCGCGCTGGAGCGTCCGGGCTTCTCCGGGGTGCTAGAGCTCATGCTGAGTTCGGGTTCGGCGGCCACCGTCAAGGTCACCGACATGGGCGACCCGCACGCTGTGGTTTTCCAGCTGCGGCGCTCCGGCGAAGCGCCGCAACCGATTCCGCGCGGCACGCGGCCGCAGCGGGCGGGTTCTGAACTCGACGCTGCCATCGACCAGGCGCGCTCGGCGGTCGGGCACGTGTTTGTCACGGGCGAGCCGGGCGCCGGAAAGACCTGGGTGGCTACGCAATTGGCAGAAGGCACTGATGCCCGGTTCCTCGATGCCGGCGATGTCATCACCATCGGGGCCCAGGAATGGGTGGCCGATCTGCAGCGCACCGTCGCTGCCGCACCGGGCGTGCTCGTCGTCGACAACGTGGATCTGCTGAACCAGCAGGCGCTCTCCTGGCTGTCCCGGATCCTGCGGTCGCCGGAGGCCCGAAAGGTGGTGCTGACCGCAACCGCGCGTGACGACGCCGGCGCCGACACCGGTTATCTGCAGAGCTTGTGCACGTCGTCGGTGGGCGTCCCGCCGTTGCGGGAGCGTGCCGCCGAGTTCAACTCGTTGGCCCGCGGCATCGTCGGCGAGTTGGCGGGGAGTCAAGTCCGGCTGACCCTGTCGGCGCTTGAGGCGCTCGCAGCACACAGTTGGCCGGGCAACGTCTCGGAACTGGCCCGGGTGTTGCGTGACGTGGTGGCCCGACGCTCGGCCGGTGACATCACGGTCAACGATCTGCCCGCCCAGTTCCATGCCACCAAACAGCGCCACGGCCTGACCCAACTGCAGGAGATCGAACGCGCAGCCATCGAGTCGGCGCTCAAGGCCTGCCACAACAACAAGGTGCATGCGGCGAATCAGCTGGGGATCAGCCGGTCAACCCTGTATGCACGGATTCGTGAGTACCGGCTCGGCTGA
- a CDS encoding aldehyde dehydrogenase family protein, which yields MSTQLDQIRRCALGDPATHPFRMLIGGALVDGARQLDVVNPATAAPVTAGPIADRSQVSAAIAAAKAAFPGWSALPVADRAAVLSAIADVVEAKADDIARLTTLEQGKPLAAARSDVDAAVQFTRYFAGQRPGPEVVRDDAEARIEIHRRPVGVVAAILPWNFPFFQAMYKIAPALLMGNTLVVKPAPTTPLNTMLLGELIADLVPAGVLNVVGDDGSVGPMVTTDPDVAKVSFTGSTAVGKAVMRSGSDSLKRVTLELGGNDGAIVLADADVEKVADGLCQWAFFNAGQVCINIKRIYAPDAIFDELCDAMARRVRAIKVGDGLDPDTEMGPVQNAKQYQTAQSHLRTAQETGRILAQGVIPDGPGYFVPPTLLTDIDDDNPLIAQETFAPVRTILRYTDIDDAVRRVNETPYGLGNSVWGTDVARAAAVASRLESGTAWVNQHFALSPDVPFGGRKQSGLGVEFGVDGLNAFTDIQVINISKV from the coding sequence ATGTCCACTCAGCTTGACCAGATCCGTCGCTGCGCACTGGGGGATCCGGCCACCCACCCGTTCCGGATGCTCATCGGGGGTGCACTGGTCGACGGGGCCCGCCAGCTCGACGTCGTCAACCCGGCCACCGCGGCGCCAGTGACCGCAGGCCCGATCGCCGACCGCAGCCAGGTCAGCGCTGCCATCGCGGCCGCCAAGGCGGCTTTTCCCGGCTGGAGTGCGCTGCCCGTGGCCGACCGTGCCGCGGTGCTGAGCGCGATCGCCGACGTGGTGGAGGCCAAAGCCGACGACATCGCCCGGTTGACCACGCTGGAGCAGGGCAAGCCGCTGGCCGCGGCGCGCTCGGACGTCGACGCCGCCGTGCAGTTCACGCGGTACTTCGCCGGCCAGCGTCCAGGACCCGAGGTGGTCCGCGACGATGCCGAGGCGCGCATCGAGATCCATCGCCGTCCGGTCGGTGTGGTGGCGGCGATCCTGCCGTGGAACTTCCCGTTCTTCCAGGCCATGTACAAGATCGCGCCGGCGTTGCTGATGGGCAACACCCTCGTGGTCAAACCCGCTCCGACCACACCGCTGAACACCATGCTGCTGGGCGAGCTGATCGCCGATCTGGTGCCTGCCGGAGTCCTCAACGTCGTGGGCGACGACGGATCGGTGGGCCCCATGGTGACCACCGACCCTGATGTCGCCAAGGTTTCCTTCACCGGCTCAACCGCGGTGGGCAAGGCCGTGATGCGCTCGGGGTCTGATTCCCTCAAACGGGTCACGCTGGAGCTCGGCGGCAACGACGGCGCGATCGTGCTGGCCGACGCCGATGTCGAGAAGGTGGCCGACGGACTGTGCCAGTGGGCCTTCTTCAACGCCGGCCAGGTGTGCATCAACATCAAGCGCATCTATGCGCCCGATGCCATCTTCGACGAACTCTGCGACGCGATGGCCCGGCGGGTCCGGGCGATCAAGGTCGGCGACGGACTCGATCCGGATACCGAGATGGGCCCGGTGCAGAACGCCAAGCAGTACCAGACCGCGCAGAGCCATCTGCGCACCGCGCAGGAGACCGGCCGGATCCTGGCCCAAGGCGTCATTCCCGACGGGCCCGGCTACTTCGTCCCGCCGACGCTGCTCACCGACATCGACGACGACAATCCGCTGATCGCGCAAGAGACGTTCGCGCCCGTGCGGACCATCCTGCGCTACACCGATATCGACGATGCGGTCCGCCGGGTGAACGAAACCCCCTATGGTCTTGGCAATTCGGTGTGGGGCACCGACGTCGCCCGCGCAGCCGCGGTGGCCTCCCGGCTGGAGAGTGGAACCGCCTGGGTGAACCAGCATTTCGCGCTGTCCCCCGATGTCCCCTTCGGCGGACGCAAGCAGTCGGGCCTGGGCGTGGAATTCGGTGTCGACGGGCTCAACGCGTTCACCGACATCCAGGTCATCAACATCTCGAAGGTCTGA